A region of Streptomyces sp. R44 DNA encodes the following proteins:
- a CDS encoding isopenicillin N synthase family dioxygenase: protein MTNSSYSSQLPIVDLSAADRDPQARKLLHAQLHSAAHDVGFFQLIGHGITQAETQALTSAMHAFFALPEADRLALDNINSPHFRGYTRIGDERTAGARDWRDQLDIGAERPAREPAPWEAPYWWLEGPNQWPAALPELRTAALHWIDRLSGVAERLLHELLASIGAPEDFYDDIFGPRAHPHLKLVRYPGSSGEGDDQGVGAHKDYGFLTLLLQDQVGGLQVQREDGMFHDVPPLPGAFVVNLGELLEVATNGYLIATNHRVVSPPGATERFSVPFFYNPRLDARIAPLEFPFADRAPGVTTDPANPLFAEYGRNELKGKLRAHPLTTARHHADLLLHPQEQSAQLV, encoded by the coding sequence ATGACGAACAGCTCGTACTCCTCGCAGCTCCCCATCGTCGATCTCTCGGCCGCAGACCGAGACCCCCAGGCCCGGAAGCTGCTCCACGCACAGCTCCACTCGGCCGCCCACGACGTGGGTTTCTTCCAGCTCATCGGGCACGGCATCACCCAGGCCGAGACCCAGGCCCTGACCTCGGCCATGCACGCCTTCTTCGCCCTGCCCGAGGCCGACCGGCTCGCCCTGGACAACATCAACTCGCCGCACTTCCGCGGCTACACGCGCATCGGCGACGAGCGCACCGCCGGCGCCCGCGACTGGCGCGACCAGCTCGACATCGGCGCCGAGCGGCCCGCGCGCGAACCGGCGCCCTGGGAAGCCCCGTACTGGTGGCTCGAAGGCCCCAACCAGTGGCCCGCCGCGCTCCCCGAGCTCCGTACGGCCGCCCTGCACTGGATCGACCGCCTCAGCGGCGTCGCCGAGCGGCTCCTCCACGAGCTGCTCGCCTCCATCGGCGCGCCCGAGGACTTCTACGACGACATCTTCGGCCCGCGCGCCCACCCGCACCTCAAGCTGGTGCGCTACCCGGGCAGCAGCGGCGAGGGCGACGACCAGGGCGTCGGCGCGCACAAGGACTACGGCTTCCTCACCCTGCTGCTCCAGGACCAGGTCGGCGGGCTCCAGGTGCAGCGCGAGGACGGGATGTTCCACGACGTGCCGCCGCTGCCGGGAGCCTTCGTCGTCAACCTGGGCGAGCTGCTGGAGGTGGCCACGAACGGCTACCTGATCGCCACGAACCACCGGGTGGTCTCGCCGCCCGGGGCGACGGAACGATTCTCCGTGCCGTTCTTCTACAACCCGCGGCTCGACGCCCGGATCGCGCCGCTGGAGTTCCCGTTCGCGGACCGGGCCCCCGGCGTCACGACCGACCCGGCGAACCCGCTGTTCGCCGAGTACGGCCGCAACGAACTGAAGGGCAAGCTCCGCGCCCACCCGCTGACGACGGCCCGCCACCACGCGGACCTGCTGCTGCATCCGCAGGAGCAGTCGGCGCAGCTGGTGTAG
- a CDS encoding citrate synthase 2 — protein MSDFVPGLEGVVAFETEIAEPDKEGGALRYRGVDIEDLVGHVSFGNVWGLLVDGAFNPGLPAAEPFPIPVHSGDIRVDVQSALAMLAPVWGLKPLLDISAEQARDDLARAAVMALSYVAQSARGQGLPMVPQSEIDKAESVVERFMIRWRGEPDPKHVKAVDAYWTSAAEHGMNASTFTARVIASTGADVAASLSGAVGAMSGPLHGGAPSRVLGMIEEIERTGDATAYVKQALDKGERLMGFGHRVYRAEDPRARVLRRTAKELAAPRFEVAEALEKAALEELHNRRPDRVLATNVEFWAAIVLDFAEVPAHMFTSMFTCARTAGWSAHILEQKRTGRLVRPSARYTGPGQRDPREIEGYGDIAGR, from the coding sequence ATGTCCGACTTCGTACCCGGGCTCGAGGGAGTCGTCGCGTTCGAGACGGAGATCGCCGAACCCGACAAGGAGGGCGGCGCCCTCCGCTACCGCGGGGTCGACATCGAGGACCTCGTCGGTCACGTCTCCTTCGGGAACGTGTGGGGCCTCCTCGTCGACGGCGCGTTCAACCCCGGCCTGCCGGCCGCCGAGCCCTTCCCGATCCCCGTGCACTCGGGTGACATCCGCGTCGACGTGCAGTCCGCGCTCGCGATGCTCGCGCCCGTGTGGGGCCTCAAACCGCTCCTCGACATCTCCGCCGAGCAGGCCCGCGACGACCTCGCCCGCGCGGCCGTCATGGCCCTCTCGTACGTCGCGCAGTCGGCGCGCGGCCAGGGCCTCCCGATGGTCCCGCAGAGCGAGATCGACAAGGCCGAGTCCGTCGTCGAGCGCTTCATGATCCGCTGGCGCGGCGAGCCCGACCCGAAGCACGTCAAGGCCGTCGACGCCTACTGGACCTCCGCCGCCGAGCACGGCATGAACGCCTCCACGTTCACCGCGCGCGTCATCGCCTCCACCGGTGCCGATGTGGCCGCCTCCCTGTCCGGTGCCGTCGGCGCCATGTCCGGGCCGCTGCACGGCGGCGCGCCCTCCCGCGTCCTCGGCATGATCGAGGAGATCGAGCGGACCGGCGACGCCACCGCGTACGTGAAGCAGGCCCTCGACAAGGGCGAGCGCCTCATGGGCTTCGGCCACCGTGTGTACCGCGCCGAGGACCCCCGCGCGCGCGTGCTCCGCCGTACGGCCAAGGAGCTGGCCGCGCCGCGCTTCGAGGTCGCCGAGGCCCTGGAGAAGGCCGCCCTTGAGGAGCTGCACAACCGTCGCCCCGACCGCGTCCTCGCGACCAACGTGGAGTTCTGGGCGGCGATCGTCCTGGACTTCGCCGAGGTCCCGGCGCACATGTTCACGTCGATGTTCACGTGCGCGCGTACGGCCGGCTGGTCGGCGCACATCCTGGAGCAGAAGCGCACCGGTCGCCTCGTGCGTCCGTCGGCCCGCTACACGGGCCCCGGCCAGCGGGACCCGCGCGAGATCGAGGGTTACGGGGACATCGCCGGCCGCTGA
- the pdxH gene encoding pyridoxamine 5'-phosphate oxidase — translation MTDALDPADMREQYRTTELSAADLAPEPIGQFARWFKETAANPAIHEPNAMIVSTATAEGRPSSRTVLLKHYDEAGFVFYTNYDSRKGRELAANPYASLLFPWHPLARQVIVTGRAVHVGRDETVAYFRTRPHGSQLGAWASPQSQVIASRADLLARYDELAARYPDREQVPVPPSWGGIRVVPETVEFWQGHENRLHDRLRYVHEQDGTWRVERLAP, via the coding sequence GTGACCGACGCCCTGGATCCCGCCGACATGCGCGAGCAGTACCGCACCACGGAGCTGTCCGCGGCCGACCTCGCGCCCGAACCCATCGGCCAGTTCGCCCGCTGGTTCAAGGAGACCGCCGCGAATCCGGCGATCCACGAACCGAACGCGATGATCGTCTCGACGGCGACCGCCGAAGGCCGCCCGTCGTCCCGCACGGTCCTCCTGAAGCACTACGACGAGGCCGGCTTCGTCTTCTACACCAACTACGACTCCCGCAAGGGCAGGGAGCTCGCGGCGAACCCGTACGCCTCGCTGCTCTTCCCCTGGCACCCCCTGGCCCGCCAGGTCATCGTCACCGGCCGCGCGGTGCACGTGGGCCGCGACGAGACGGTGGCCTACTTCCGCACCCGCCCGCACGGCTCCCAGCTCGGCGCCTGGGCGAGCCCCCAGTCCCAGGTCATCGCCTCCCGCGCGGACCTCCTGGCCCGCTACGACGAACTGGCCGCCCGCTACCCGGACCGCGAACAGGTCCCGGTCCCCCCGTCCTGGGGCGGCATCCGCGTCGTCCCCGAGACGGTGGAATTCTGGCAGGGCCACGAGAACCGCCTCCACGACCGCCTCCGCTACGTCCACGAACAGGACGGAACCTGGCGAGTGGAGCGCCTGGCGCCCTGA
- a CDS encoding PAS domain-containing protein → MSAFTGATSDDVSVPGAGADLLAALLDGMDAALCAFDADGTVTHWNREAERILGWSAGEAVGRRGFEGWAARSADAEETLGRLMGAMKGPGRQVHEFVLLRKDGGRVLVRSQAAGVRGADGSPAGVYCAFSEVHVQLDLERSVALSEALFEDASWGVVLVDADLRPAVINGHAARAFGTGRTALLGRPLGDVLLQGVEELEGALQHVLAEGTPPAPAEVWVTLRTSSGERRRCWRSGFLRLSSPMAEEPVPLGVAWLFQDVTEERLAAREADRLRFRWSQLHRAGAAVAECEDPAEAATVLLDFALAGFADHALVDRPAGERRLTRALATPAGAVPGPSSPVVGGGIPLRYGPRHPALQAWDRLGTVRASAGRTAEVWAEAHQWPGDAAHALCVVLRSRGRTLGVLTFLRAACRAPFEREDVVYAEAVASRVAMHLDLAGTP, encoded by the coding sequence ATGAGTGCATTCACGGGGGCCACGAGCGACGACGTCTCCGTCCCGGGGGCGGGGGCCGATCTGTTGGCCGCGTTGCTCGACGGGATGGACGCGGCGCTCTGCGCGTTCGACGCCGACGGGACGGTCACGCACTGGAACCGGGAGGCCGAGCGGATCCTCGGCTGGTCCGCCGGGGAGGCCGTCGGGCGGCGCGGGTTCGAGGGGTGGGCGGCGCGGAGCGCGGACGCCGAGGAGACCCTGGGCCGGCTGATGGGGGCCATGAAGGGGCCCGGACGTCAGGTCCATGAGTTCGTGCTGCTGCGCAAGGACGGCGGGCGGGTCCTCGTCCGGAGCCAGGCCGCCGGGGTGCGGGGCGCCGACGGCAGCCCCGCCGGGGTGTACTGCGCGTTCAGCGAGGTCCACGTCCAGCTCGACCTGGAGCGGTCCGTCGCCCTGAGCGAGGCGCTGTTCGAGGACGCGTCCTGGGGCGTCGTGCTCGTCGACGCCGATCTGCGGCCGGCCGTCATCAACGGCCACGCCGCCCGCGCCTTCGGGACCGGTCGTACGGCCCTGCTCGGGCGGCCCCTCGGGGACGTCCTCCTGCAGGGCGTGGAGGAGCTGGAGGGGGCTCTCCAGCACGTGCTCGCGGAGGGCACGCCGCCCGCGCCCGCCGAGGTGTGGGTGACGCTCAGGACCTCCTCCGGGGAGCGGCGCCGGTGCTGGCGCAGCGGCTTCCTGCGGCTGTCGTCGCCGATGGCGGAGGAGCCCGTGCCGCTGGGTGTCGCCTGGCTGTTCCAGGACGTCACGGAGGAGCGGCTCGCGGCGCGCGAGGCGGACCGGCTGCGGTTCCGGTGGAGCCAGCTGCACCGGGCGGGCGCGGCGGTCGCGGAGTGCGAGGACCCGGCGGAGGCGGCGACGGTGCTGCTCGACTTCGCCCTGGCCGGGTTCGCCGACCACGCCCTGGTGGACCGGCCGGCGGGGGAGCGGCGCCTCACCCGGGCCCTGGCCACCCCGGCGGGTGCCGTCCCCGGCCCGTCCTCGCCCGTCGTGGGCGGCGGCATCCCGCTGCGGTACGGGCCGAGGCACCCCGCCCTGCAGGCCTGGGACCGGCTGGGCACGGTGCGGGCGAGCGCGGGCCGGACGGCCGAGGTGTGGGCGGAGGCGCATCAGTGGCCGGGGGACGCGGCCCACGCCCTGTGCGTGGTCCTGCGCTCCCGGGGCCGGACCCTCGGCGTCCTGACGTTCCTGCGGGCCGCCTGCCGGGCGCCCTTCGAGCGTGAGGACGTGGTGTACGCGGAGGCGGTGGCGTCCCGGGTGGCGATGCACCTCGACCTCGCCGGCACCCCCTAG
- a CDS encoding winged helix-turn-helix transcriptional regulator, translated as MTRLRAQDTNVCGVTAAIAVIDGKWKTSLLWLLESGPHRPGELRRRLPEISEKVLTQALREMETDGLVHREVHEVLPPKTVYSLTEFGRELSELLGPLSDWGHRRIDRLTAARAAS; from the coding sequence ATGACACGCCTCCGGGCCCAGGACACGAACGTCTGCGGTGTGACCGCCGCGATCGCCGTCATCGACGGCAAGTGGAAGACGTCGCTGCTGTGGCTGCTGGAATCCGGCCCGCACCGGCCCGGCGAACTGCGCCGCAGGCTCCCCGAGATCAGCGAGAAGGTGCTGACGCAGGCACTGCGGGAGATGGAGACGGACGGGCTCGTACACCGCGAGGTGCACGAGGTGCTGCCGCCGAAGACCGTCTACTCGCTGACGGAGTTCGGGCGCGAACTCTCGGAACTGCTCGGCCCGTTGTCGGACTGGGGCCATCGCCGGATCGACCGGCTGACGGCGGCACGGGCCGCCTCCTGA